One window from the genome of Mucilaginibacter ginsenosidivorans encodes:
- the mnmE gene encoding tRNA uridine-5-carboxymethylaminomethyl(34) synthesis GTPase MnmE, translating into MNKEETIVALATPNGVGAIGVIRLSGPDAISIAGSVFKGKDLTKQESHTIHFGQIIDGDIVLDEVLVSLFIAPRSYTRENVVEISCHGSGYIIESIIKLLIKKGATGAKPGEFTLRAFLNGQLDLSQAEAVADLIASNSKASQQVAIQQLRGGFSSQLQQLRDQLVQFASLVELELDFSEEDVEFANRAQLKQLIININQVVSRLIESFELGNVIKQGVNTVIAGRPNAGKSTLLNALLNEERAIVSHIPGTTRDTIEEILNINGINFRLIDTAGIREATDAIEKMGVERTMEKISQSALLIYVFDAVEITIEQLNNDLKRLQKPGITMLVVANKADLLTKEQLLSLPHSQSAIIISAKLKRHIDELKRKIYSSAVKHQLSGDETLVTNIRHLEALQKTEAALARLLNGMETQVTSDFLAMDIKQALHYLGEITGAVTTDDLLDNIFSKFCIGK; encoded by the coding sequence ATGAACAAAGAAGAAACCATCGTTGCTCTTGCTACTCCGAACGGTGTCGGCGCTATTGGCGTTATCCGGCTATCCGGCCCGGATGCTATTAGCATAGCTGGTAGCGTTTTTAAAGGGAAAGACCTGACCAAGCAAGAATCGCACACCATCCATTTCGGGCAGATCATCGATGGCGACATTGTGCTGGACGAAGTTTTGGTTTCCTTGTTTATCGCACCGAGATCCTACACCCGAGAAAATGTGGTGGAAATTTCCTGCCATGGGTCGGGTTATATAATTGAGTCTATTATCAAACTATTGATAAAAAAAGGTGCAACAGGCGCGAAGCCGGGGGAGTTTACGCTTAGGGCATTTTTGAATGGTCAGCTTGATCTTTCCCAGGCGGAAGCTGTTGCCGATTTGATCGCATCAAACTCTAAAGCATCCCAGCAAGTTGCTATACAACAATTACGCGGCGGTTTCAGCAGCCAGTTGCAACAGCTGAGGGACCAGTTGGTGCAGTTTGCTTCGCTGGTGGAACTGGAACTGGATTTTTCGGAAGAAGATGTTGAGTTTGCTAACCGCGCCCAGCTAAAGCAACTTATCATCAATATAAACCAGGTAGTAAGCCGACTGATCGAGTCTTTTGAATTGGGAAATGTTATCAAGCAGGGGGTAAATACAGTAATAGCGGGCAGGCCCAACGCCGGTAAATCAACTTTATTGAATGCCCTCCTAAACGAGGAGCGTGCCATTGTAAGCCATATACCCGGTACTACGAGGGATACCATTGAGGAAATTCTAAATATCAATGGGATCAACTTCAGACTAATAGATACCGCCGGAATACGCGAAGCGACCGACGCGATTGAAAAGATGGGAGTGGAGCGGACCATGGAAAAGATCAGCCAGTCAGCTTTGCTGATCTACGTTTTTGATGCAGTGGAGATAACGATCGAACAACTGAATAATGACCTTAAACGTCTTCAAAAGCCGGGCATAACCATGCTGGTTGTCGCCAATAAAGCAGATCTCTTGACAAAGGAACAGCTACTATCGCTACCCCATAGCCAAAGCGCCATTATCATCTCGGCCAAATTGAAGCGTCATATTGATGAATTGAAACGTAAGATATACAGTTCAGCAGTAAAACATCAATTAAGCGGCGACGAAACTTTGGTTACCAATATTCGCCACCTGGAGGCGCTGCAAAAAACAGAAGCTGCATTAGCCCGGTTATTAAATGGCATGGAAACCCAGGTTACCTCCGACTTCCTCGCAATGGATATCAAACAGGCCCTGCATTACCTTGGTGAAATAACAGGCGCCGTTACAACGGATGATCTGCTGGATAATATCTTTTCGAAGTTTTGTATCGGCAAGTAA
- a CDS encoding nucleoid-associated protein gives MVTYFEASLESVSVHHVGNQSQNEFYALSNEPLTFKNEVIPQLLKQYFLKPFEKATEVYHLTHTSGDLSLNEVHHFITQAFEDKDKFHEMSEQVAKHLYNVSNHPSIKPGELYVAYFSQVQIEGNLLDAMGIFKSENKEIYLKVYPDQGGFGIDYEENAININKLDKGVLIFNIEKENGYKVVVVDHTSRGHDAAAYWKDDFLQLKIRNDSFNQTNNALGIYKNFVTQKLDDEFELSKADKIDLLNKSMKYFKEKDTFDMDEFAGEVIGNPQAIESFKNYKSQYEQEFESPIADVFEISSNAVKKQQRVYKSVLKLDRNFHIYIHGDKELIEKGFDEGKSMNYYKVYFKEEA, from the coding sequence ATGGTAACTTATTTCGAAGCATCACTGGAGTCAGTGTCTGTTCATCACGTCGGCAACCAATCGCAAAACGAATTTTATGCGCTATCTAACGAACCTCTTACTTTTAAGAATGAGGTAATACCGCAATTACTCAAACAATATTTTCTGAAGCCGTTTGAAAAGGCTACCGAAGTTTATCACCTTACGCACACAAGCGGCGACCTCAGCCTGAACGAAGTACATCACTTTATCACGCAAGCCTTCGAGGATAAAGACAAGTTCCATGAAATGTCCGAACAGGTGGCCAAACATTTGTACAATGTATCTAATCATCCGAGTATCAAACCTGGGGAATTGTATGTGGCTTATTTCAGCCAGGTACAGATAGAAGGTAATTTGCTGGATGCGATGGGTATTTTCAAGTCGGAGAACAAGGAAATTTACCTGAAAGTTTATCCTGACCAGGGTGGCTTTGGGATAGATTACGAAGAGAATGCCATCAATATTAATAAACTGGATAAAGGTGTGTTGATATTCAATATTGAAAAGGAGAATGGCTATAAAGTTGTGGTTGTCGATCATACCAGCCGCGGGCATGATGCTGCTGCCTATTGGAAGGACGATTTTTTACAGTTGAAGATCAGGAACGATAGCTTTAATCAAACCAACAATGCCCTGGGCATCTATAAAAACTTTGTCACTCAAAAGCTGGATGATGAGTTCGAATTAAGCAAAGCCGACAAGATCGACCTGTTGAATAAATCAATGAAGTATTTTAAGGAGAAGGATACCTTTGATATGGATGAATTTGCCGGCGAAGTAATCGGTAACCCCCAGGCTATCGAGTCGTTTAAAAACTACAAAAGCCAGTACGAGCAGGAGTTTGAATCGCCTATTGCCGATGTATTCGAGATATCATCCAACGCGGTAAAAAAACAGCAGCGTGTGTACAAAAGTGTGCTAAAGCTCGACCGGAA